TCGAGACGGTCCAGAGCTTCACCGAGCGCAATCAGATCGTCCAGCGGGATCGTCGACGACGCGACGTTCTCATCCAGCGCAACAGCGTACGCACCGCCGCCGCGCTTTGCCGCCCGGCGACGCACTGCGTGGTCGATCAGAACGTTTCGCATCGCCCGCGAAGCCACCGCGAAAAAGTGGGCTCGTCCCTGCCAGTCGATGTTCTGCAGTGGCACCAGCTTCACGTACGCCTCGTGAACGACCTCCGTCGCCCCGAGCGTGTGTCCAGGCTGCTCGTGGCGCAGGCGTGCACGCGCGATCCGGCGCAGCTCATCGTAAACTCGCGGGAGCAGCTGCTCCAGCGCGTCCGGCTCGCCGGCCATGTGCGCACGAAGAAGTGTCGTCACATCCGAATCATGACGGGTCATGTCTGCGCCGGTCCGGGCCAGGGGTCGGCAGGGGTGCCATCCCCCTGCAATATACAATCGGTCACGCGGAGAGAGGATTGTGCTCCGCAGCTGGCCAATAGAGTGGATCGACGGCGTTGATCGCGTCATGCTGAGCGGCATGCATTATCCCGTATACGCGCGTCGCAACGAGCGGGTTCGCATACTCGTCCTGCGCCATCAACGCATCGTGAGCGAGGATGTTTCACTCCAGAATGAGGTCGTTCGAGATGAGATCGATGGGGGCGCGTTCTGTCGGCCCCTTCGCCGTTTCACATGCGGCACCGATCACGAAGGCCGCTGCAGCATACAGCGCGAGCAAGGGCGCGGCTCTCAGCCCGCGCGAGACCGAGAAGCGTTTCATGTCTGGCTCACCTTGTGACAGCG
The nucleotide sequence above comes from Longimicrobiales bacterium. Encoded proteins:
- a CDS encoding ECF-type sigma factor, with translation MTRHDSDVTTLLRAHMAGEPDALEQLLPRVYDELRRIARARLRHEQPGHTLGATEVVHEAYVKLVPLQNIDWQGRAHFFAVASRAMRNVLIDHAVRRRAAKRGGGAYAVALDENVASSTIPLDDLIALGEALDRLEAMDERQARVVECRWFGGLNLDETAEALGISAATVSRDWTFARAWLHRALATTSDGPGPG